One genomic segment of uncultured Desulfobacter sp. includes these proteins:
- a CDS encoding phosphatidylserine decarboxylase family protein, translating into MDNSKWPAKAVLPIAMPGVKYVVAAILVTGMLFYFGYLKTGVLALLITLFITWFFRDPERAVPEGSDLLVSPADGKVIVVDHNARCEYIDDPCQKVSIFMNVFNVHVNRIPFSGMIEKVQYHPGKFVNASFDKASVHNERNALVIKTDNGRRYVCVQIAGLIARRIVNCVKIREHVHKGDRYGMIQFGSRLDLYLPMGFEILVSPGDKTSAGSSVIGRMC; encoded by the coding sequence ATGGATAATTCTAAATGGCCGGCAAAGGCAGTGCTTCCCATTGCCATGCCAGGTGTAAAATACGTTGTTGCGGCCATCCTTGTTACAGGGATGCTTTTTTATTTTGGATACCTGAAAACAGGGGTACTGGCGCTGCTTATTACGTTGTTTATTACCTGGTTCTTCAGAGACCCTGAACGTGCGGTGCCGGAAGGCTCAGATCTTCTGGTCTCTCCGGCAGACGGGAAAGTGATTGTTGTAGACCACAATGCCCGGTGTGAATATATAGATGACCCCTGCCAGAAGGTCAGTATTTTCATGAATGTATTCAATGTTCATGTCAACCGTATCCCTTTTAGCGGTATGATTGAAAAGGTTCAATATCATCCGGGGAAATTTGTAAACGCATCTTTTGATAAAGCAAGTGTTCACAATGAACGCAATGCGCTGGTAATAAAAACGGACAATGGCCGTCGTTATGTGTGTGTCCAGATTGCAGGGCTCATTGCACGGCGTATTGTCAACTGCGTGAAAATCCGTGAGCATGTCCACAAAGGCGACCGGTACGGTATGATTCAGTTTGGATCCCGTTTGGATCTTTATCTGCCCATGGGCTTTGAAATACTTGTTAGCCCTGGTGATAAAACAAGTGCCGGAAGCAGTGTTATCGGTCGGATGTGCTAA
- a CDS encoding D-alanyl-D-alanine carboxypeptidase produces MGKLAFCNSLTAILILFLTISTSLHAWAQTSGILLSDDQGKTIYAKNQNKPFIPASTLKILTSLAAIRTFGPNFHFQTWAYYDKTTCDLYLKGFGDPLFVSEEITKFAHQISNHLFKQVSKGRISSAVIRNIIVDQTYFTPQITIPGAGSSTNPYDATNGALCANFNTIFLKWDSRSRQYISAEKQTPFPDILAQQVTPGSKKTGRILLSYDLRQNYPGILMHHFLKALEIKITGTVQKGVFSGSDKDCIVYTSSFSLADIVKKLLKFSNNFIANQLMLTMGARTSAPPATLEKGTTVLNKFAEETLGLRDVSIIEGSGLSRRNQVTPAQMRDILIAFMPWYEFLRRDGNEFYKTGTLSDVRSRAGFIRGKDNRLYPFVIILNQTRTGYDAIRRMLKEKVDLQLN; encoded by the coding sequence TTGGGAAAATTAGCATTCTGTAACAGCCTGACGGCTATTTTGATTCTTTTTCTGACCATTTCCACATCCTTGCATGCTTGGGCCCAAACATCAGGTATTCTTTTGTCCGACGATCAGGGCAAAACAATCTATGCAAAGAATCAGAATAAACCGTTCATTCCTGCATCAACCTTGAAAATACTGACCAGCCTTGCCGCAATCAGAACGTTCGGTCCAAATTTCCATTTCCAGACATGGGCTTATTACGATAAAACAACATGTGATCTTTACCTGAAAGGATTTGGAGACCCTTTATTTGTCTCCGAAGAAATAACCAAATTTGCACATCAAATCTCAAATCATCTTTTTAAACAAGTATCTAAAGGGCGTATCTCATCTGCGGTGATCCGAAATATCATTGTGGACCAGACCTATTTTACGCCCCAGATTACGATTCCCGGCGCCGGTTCCTCCACCAATCCCTATGACGCCACAAACGGGGCGCTGTGCGCCAATTTTAACACAATTTTTTTGAAATGGGACAGCCGGAGCAGGCAATATATTTCTGCTGAAAAGCAAACCCCATTTCCAGACATTCTGGCACAGCAGGTTACTCCCGGATCAAAAAAAACAGGCAGGATTCTTCTGTCCTATGATCTTCGGCAAAATTATCCGGGTATACTGATGCACCATTTTTTAAAGGCGTTAGAGATAAAAATAACAGGCACTGTCCAGAAAGGCGTATTTTCAGGATCTGATAAAGACTGCATTGTATACACATCCTCCTTTAGTCTGGCAGACATTGTTAAAAAGTTGCTGAAATTTTCAAATAATTTTATTGCCAACCAGCTCATGCTGACCATGGGGGCCCGCACTTCCGCTCCTCCGGCCACCCTTGAAAAAGGAACTACTGTCCTGAATAAATTTGCTGAAGAAACCCTGGGTTTAAGGGATGTCTCGATTATTGAGGGCTCCGGCCTGTCCCGGCGCAACCAGGTGACGCCTGCCCAGATGAGGGATATTCTTATTGCATTTATGCCCTGGTATGAATTTTTAAGAAGAGATGGAAATGAATTTTATAAAACCGGTACGCTGTCGGATGTCAGAAGCCGTGCAGGCTTTATCCGTGGAAAAGATAACCGGCTTTATCCCTTTGTGATCATACTGAATCAAACCCGCACCGGATATGACGCTATCAGGCGCATGCTAAAGGAAAAGGTTGATCTCCAATTGAATTGA
- the greA gene encoding transcription elongation factor GreA, with amino-acid sequence MDQIPVTTQGFAALKKELEKLKTVDRPEIIKAIEVARAHGDLSENAEYHAAKERQSFIEGRIGELSYKIGNAKVIDPASVGKDVIRFASRVLVENLDTEEEQEYMIVGEDEADIKKGKISVSSPLGSALIGKELGEEAIVQAPGGKRVYEVVDIL; translated from the coding sequence TTGGACCAGATACCTGTAACTACACAAGGTTTTGCAGCCTTGAAAAAAGAACTGGAAAAATTAAAAACCGTGGATCGTCCTGAGATAATCAAAGCCATTGAAGTGGCCAGGGCCCATGGAGACCTGTCTGAGAATGCTGAATACCATGCTGCAAAAGAGCGCCAGTCTTTTATTGAAGGCAGAATCGGTGAGCTTTCCTATAAGATCGGAAACGCCAAAGTCATTGACCCTGCCTCTGTGGGTAAGGACGTGATCCGGTTTGCCAGCCGCGTTCTTGTGGAGAATCTGGATACCGAAGAAGAACAGGAATACATGATTGTCGGTGAGGATGAGGCTGATATTAAAAAAGGCAAAATTTCTGTATCTTCCCCCCTTGGTTCGGCCCTGATCGGAAAAGAATTGGGCGAAGAAGCCATTGTTCAGGCTCCGGGCGGAAAACGGGTTTATGAGGTTGTTGATATTCTTTGA
- the rpoZ gene encoding DNA-directed RNA polymerase subunit omega, whose product MARVTIEDCLKNVDNRFTLVHLAAKRVRQVREGADFLVPPSKNEDVVTVLREIAAGRIIAKKDPGFDAE is encoded by the coding sequence GTGGCACGTGTAACTATTGAAGATTGTTTGAAAAATGTGGATAATCGCTTCACGCTTGTACATCTGGCAGCCAAACGGGTCCGCCAGGTTCGGGAAGGGGCTGATTTTCTTGTACCACCCTCTAAAAACGAGGATGTTGTAACCGTCCTGCGTGAGATTGCCGCTGGCCGGATCATTGCTAAAAAAGATCCTGGGTTTGACGCCGAATAG
- the folE2 gene encoding GTP cyclohydrolase FolE2, giving the protein MKDIQNQPDFRNIPIDKVGIKGLKYPVIVRDKAKGSQCTVAEINMYVDLPHQCKGTHMSRFVELLHTVNTPVSLDSLTSILEDMKASLGAKSAHIEISFPYFIEKTSPCTQSKGLMDYNCTIIGSSNGRKKADIVLKVAVPVTSVCPCSKEISDYGAHNQRGEVLVAARFHKFIWIEEIVDLVEQAASCDIYSVLKRADEKYVTEKAYNNPKFVEDIVRDVAKTLIEDSNITWFSVSAENFESIHNHSAYAYIEHSRD; this is encoded by the coding sequence ATGAAAGATATACAAAATCAGCCGGATTTTCGGAACATCCCCATTGATAAAGTCGGCATAAAGGGGCTTAAATACCCGGTGATTGTCCGGGATAAAGCCAAGGGCTCCCAGTGCACAGTTGCTGAAATCAACATGTATGTGGATTTACCCCATCAGTGCAAAGGCACTCATATGAGCCGCTTTGTGGAATTGCTGCATACCGTTAATACGCCGGTTTCTCTTGATTCTCTGACCAGTATTCTGGAAGATATGAAGGCCTCGCTTGGGGCAAAGTCTGCACACATTGAAATCTCTTTTCCCTATTTTATCGAGAAAACATCTCCTTGCACCCAATCCAAGGGGCTGATGGACTATAATTGCACGATCATTGGCTCTTCCAATGGCCGGAAAAAAGCAGACATCGTGTTAAAAGTGGCGGTGCCTGTCACTTCGGTATGCCCCTGCTCCAAGGAAATTTCAGACTATGGCGCGCATAATCAGCGGGGAGAGGTGCTTGTTGCGGCCCGATTTCATAAATTTATCTGGATTGAAGAGATTGTTGATCTGGTTGAGCAGGCTGCATCCTGTGATATTTATTCCGTGCTGAAACGTGCAGATGAAAAATATGTCACTGAAAAGGCATACAATAATCCAAAATTTGTCGAAGACATTGTAAGGGATGTGGCCAAGACACTTATCGAAGATTCCAACATCACTTGGTTTTCCGTGAGCGCCGAGAATTTTGAATCCATTCACAATCACAGCGCCTATGCATATATAGAGCATTCAAGGGATTAA
- a CDS encoding IS110 family transposase, with product MAKSTGKKSKNGIENLNAIHPNAAGIDIGATEIYIAVPGDRSDDPVRRFDTFTDDLHDAARWLKSCDIDSIAMESTGVYWIPVFQILDAYGFEVILVNARHVKNVPGRKTDVQDCQWLQYLHSVGLLRGSFRPAQDICAVRSLLRHRDNLVKSASSHIQHIQKSLTQMNLQIHNVISDITGVTGMAIIDAILAGERNPKKLAELKDRRIKATKQTIVKSLTGDYRREHLFTLEQTVQSYRNYRQLIIDCDVEIENHLKEFESRIYIDDIKPPPGKKGGRKPKANTPNFDVKTHMHRILGTDLTLIDGISELTAHVVFTEVGPDLSQFKTVGHFCSWLGLCPNNKISGGKVLSSHTRPGSNRLAHALRLSANSLWKSKSYLGDYFRRMRARHGAPKAITSTAHKLARIIYHLIKNKKAFDDSVFSEQEKTHQKRLKKRVINQAKSLGLEIVVA from the coding sequence ATGGCAAAAAGTACCGGAAAAAAGAGCAAAAATGGAATTGAGAACCTGAATGCAATCCATCCTAACGCTGCCGGCATCGACATTGGTGCTACAGAGATCTACATCGCCGTCCCTGGTGATAGATCAGATGATCCGGTAAGACGTTTTGATACATTTACCGATGATTTGCATGACGCAGCCAGGTGGCTAAAAAGTTGCGATATTGATTCGATTGCCATGGAATCCACAGGCGTATACTGGATACCTGTTTTCCAAATTCTAGATGCATATGGATTTGAGGTTATCCTGGTTAACGCTAGACACGTTAAAAATGTGCCTGGCCGCAAAACTGATGTGCAGGATTGTCAATGGCTCCAATATCTTCATTCTGTCGGTTTGTTGCGAGGTTCATTCCGGCCTGCACAGGATATTTGCGCCGTCCGGTCCTTACTCAGGCACAGAGATAATCTGGTTAAATCCGCTTCTTCCCATATCCAGCATATTCAAAAATCTCTGACCCAGATGAATCTACAGATTCACAACGTCATCAGCGATATTACCGGCGTTACCGGAATGGCAATTATTGATGCAATTCTTGCCGGAGAGCGAAATCCTAAAAAATTAGCTGAATTGAAAGATCGACGGATAAAGGCCACAAAGCAGACAATTGTCAAATCGCTGACGGGAGATTATCGACGGGAGCATCTTTTTACACTTGAGCAGACAGTTCAATCCTATCGTAATTACCGCCAGTTGATCATAGATTGTGATGTTGAAATTGAAAACCATTTGAAAGAATTTGAATCCCGTATTTATATTGATGATATAAAACCGCCGCCTGGCAAAAAGGGTGGACGGAAACCAAAGGCCAATACGCCTAATTTTGATGTCAAAACCCACATGCATCGTATTCTGGGGACGGATTTAACACTGATAGATGGTATCAGCGAATTGACGGCCCACGTCGTATTCACCGAAGTTGGCCCGGATTTATCCCAATTTAAAACTGTCGGCCATTTCTGCTCTTGGCTCGGTTTATGTCCCAACAATAAAATCAGCGGTGGAAAAGTGCTTTCATCACATACCCGTCCCGGGTCCAATCGATTAGCTCACGCGCTTCGGCTTTCTGCTAACTCGCTTTGGAAAAGCAAATCATATCTCGGTGATTATTTCCGTAGAATGCGTGCCCGTCACGGCGCACCAAAAGCGATCACCTCCACCGCCCACAAATTGGCCCGCATCATCTATCACCTCATCAAGAACAAGAAAGCTTTCGATGATTCGGTTTTTTCTGAACAGGAAAAGACACATCAGAAACGTTTGAAAAAACGTGTAATAAATCAGGCTAAATCTCTTGGATTAGAGATAGTTGTGGCTTGA
- the tsaB gene encoding tRNA (adenosine(37)-N6)-threonylcarbamoyltransferase complex dimerization subunit type 1 TsaB — protein sequence MNLFALSTAEQGASMALFEDNSLVFESSLFSRQTHSKGLLPMIEQAVESREGMTVDRIDGFIAARGPGSFTGLRIGISMVKGLAKAVSKPCAGVSSLDGIAFRFCYSQKPVCVMMDAKRKEVYSAVYQFHHGKLIQKGPEMVCSPETAIDQAGSGALFVGSGSKVYRDKICSQTHDKAVLSCPSMDGVSAGALVISAMSHKGVFDFEDHPLNPVYLRKSDAQIHFEGKQQF from the coding sequence ATGAACCTTTTTGCCCTGAGCACGGCAGAGCAGGGCGCAAGTATGGCCCTGTTTGAAGACAATAGCCTTGTTTTTGAGTCCAGCCTGTTCAGCCGCCAGACCCATTCAAAAGGGCTTTTGCCCATGATTGAGCAGGCCGTTGAAAGCAGGGAAGGGATGACCGTTGACCGGATAGACGGATTTATTGCAGCCAGGGGACCCGGCAGTTTTACCGGGCTTCGCATCGGCATCAGCATGGTTAAGGGGCTGGCAAAGGCTGTATCAAAACCCTGTGCTGGGGTTTCCAGCCTTGACGGCATTGCGTTCAGATTCTGTTATTCACAAAAGCCTGTGTGTGTGATGATGGATGCCAAACGCAAAGAAGTCTATTCTGCCGTATACCAGTTCCACCATGGCAAGCTTATTCAAAAAGGTCCGGAAATGGTATGTTCGCCGGAGACTGCCATTGACCAGGCCGGTTCCGGGGCTCTGTTTGTCGGGTCAGGATCAAAGGTTTACCGGGATAAGATTTGCAGCCAAACCCATGACAAGGCTGTGCTCTCTTGCCCATCCATGGATGGCGTTAGTGCCGGTGCACTGGTGATTTCTGCGATGTCTCATAAAGGTGTGTTTGATTTTGAGGATCATCCCTTGAATCCGGTTTATCTTAGAAAGTCCGATGCGCAGATTCATTTTGAAGGGAAACAGCAATTCTAA
- a CDS encoding ATP-binding protein, with protein MHLLGKAVHDWRMIENNDRILVGVSGGKDSLALFHFLVSLKKKAPVAFELIPVYIDPGFENSFAKKLDSYINERYKEFHQGLVVEKNNYGRVAHSDENKENPCFLCSRLRRKRLFELAREHGCKKLALGHNKDDLIETLFINIFYAGKIGTMKPNQSFFSGRFDIIRPLSYVEKHDINRFADVCDLPEFVNTCPSAGHTKRQDVADMLESMYQQNKHIKGNIFRAMGNISADYLLDMPR; from the coding sequence ATGCATCTGCTTGGCAAGGCGGTTCACGATTGGCGGATGATCGAAAATAACGACCGGATACTGGTGGGTGTATCCGGCGGGAAAGACAGCTTGGCCCTTTTTCACTTTCTTGTTTCTCTAAAAAAAAAAGCCCCTGTAGCATTTGAACTTATTCCTGTTTATATAGATCCGGGATTTGAAAATTCTTTTGCTAAAAAACTGGATTCTTATATTAATGAAAGATATAAGGAGTTTCATCAGGGTCTGGTGGTGGAGAAAAACAATTACGGCAGAGTTGCACATTCTGATGAAAATAAGGAAAATCCCTGCTTTTTATGCAGCAGGCTGCGGCGTAAACGTTTGTTTGAACTTGCCCGGGAGCATGGCTGTAAAAAACTTGCCCTGGGGCACAATAAGGATGATTTGATTGAGACTTTGTTCATTAATATTTTTTACGCCGGAAAAATAGGAACAATGAAGCCTAATCAGTCATTTTTCAGTGGACGTTTTGATATCATCAGGCCTTTGTCCTATGTTGAGAAACATGATATAAACCGTTTTGCAGACGTTTGTGATCTGCCGGAATTTGTTAACACATGTCCAAGTGCCGGTCACACGAAAAGGCAGGATGTTGCAGATATGCTTGAAAGCATGTATCAGCAGAATAAACATATAAAAGGAAATATATTCAGGGCAATGGGTAACATCTCCGCTGATTATCTTTTGGACATGCCAAGATGA
- a CDS encoding OmpA family protein: MGSYPLTSTFPGRVVFVLTILFLIFFCYANVAHGAYQTLQLDPETYSIIELEGILGDYRTQVGVLNEQIHDTQKDLDWLILKMNRISDSGRSIPKLLHDSVELKEKKIYQLEAQKRRLAGAVAKYREIYDIKKAREKKTTQIRVSSTPDMKDSVKGSGKSNVPAKLPDIEQAVKKAGLEDWVDVMAADGSCAKINNTLPILFSSGSAALAKEYKSFLKKLALFLEPYDVKVYVNGYADPDPIHTKKYPSNLELGASRAANVVHEMVKNGLKPDIFKIGSTGEYRFAAKMQSSKKTFQRRAQLMVVFSG, translated from the coding sequence ATGGGATCTTATCCTTTGACATCGACATTCCCGGGCAGGGTGGTGTTTGTCCTAACAATTTTATTCCTAATATTTTTTTGTTATGCCAATGTTGCACATGGCGCTTACCAAACACTTCAACTTGATCCGGAAACGTATTCAATTATAGAACTTGAGGGAATCCTTGGAGACTACCGGACCCAGGTGGGCGTTTTGAATGAACAAATCCATGATACTCAGAAAGACCTTGACTGGCTTATCCTCAAAATGAACCGCATATCTGATTCAGGAAGAAGCATTCCAAAGTTACTTCATGACTCTGTTGAATTGAAAGAGAAAAAAATTTACCAGCTTGAGGCGCAAAAAAGACGTCTTGCCGGCGCAGTTGCAAAATACCGGGAAATTTATGACATAAAAAAAGCCCGGGAAAAGAAGACAACACAGATTCGGGTTTCGTCCACACCGGATATGAAAGATAGTGTAAAAGGATCTGGTAAATCCAATGTGCCGGCAAAACTTCCGGATATTGAACAGGCCGTTAAAAAGGCCGGCCTTGAAGACTGGGTAGATGTCATGGCGGCAGACGGCAGCTGCGCAAAGATTAACAATACCCTGCCAATCCTCTTTTCTTCAGGCAGTGCTGCCTTGGCCAAAGAATACAAATCCTTCTTAAAGAAACTGGCGCTATTTCTTGAACCCTATGATGTTAAAGTTTATGTCAACGGATATGCAGATCCGGACCCCATCCATACCAAAAAATATCCATCCAATCTGGAGTTAGGCGCATCCCGGGCTGCCAACGTTGTTCATGAAATGGTAAAAAACGGCCTGAAGCCGGATATTTTTAAAATCGGTTCAACAGGAGAGTACCGGTTTGCAGCCAAAATGCAGTCATCAAAGAAAACCTTCCAGCGCCGTGCACAACTCATGGTTGTATTCAGTGGTTAA